A genome region from Candidatus Dadabacteria bacterium includes the following:
- a CDS encoding transposase gives MEEKIIPSKKNGVVESLPEGTSLTEIMRTFPDNATAEKWFVENRWPDGIHCPCCGAKNIQERKTRKPQPYRCRDCRKDFSVKTGTLMHHSRLGLQVWAIAIYLLVTNLKGVSSIKLHRGLDITQKSAWHLAHRIRETWKDNEDMFSGALELDETFTGSQHLPYQGLIS, from the coding sequence ATGGAAGAAAAGATAATACCGAGCAAGAAAAACGGGGTCGTCGAGTCACTTCCTGAGGGAACATCGCTAACAGAGATAATGAGGACGTTCCCTGATAACGCTACGGCTGAAAAATGGTTTGTTGAAAACCGCTGGCCAGACGGGATACACTGCCCGTGCTGCGGAGCGAAAAATATCCAGGAAAGAAAAACCCGTAAGCCTCAACCTTACCGTTGCCGTGATTGTCGCAAGGATTTCTCCGTCAAAACAGGGACGCTGATGCATCATTCTAGGCTTGGACTTCAGGTTTGGGCGATAGCCATATATCTTCTTGTTACCAACCTCAAAGGTGTTTCCAGCATCAAACTCCATAGAGGTCTGGATATCACTCAAAAGAGCGCATGGCACTTGGCTCACCGCATAAGAGAGACTTGGAAAGATAATGAAGACATGTTTTCTGGGGCTTTAGAACTTGATGAAACCTTTACGGGTAGCCAACACCTTCCCTATCAAGGACTGATCTCATGA
- a CDS encoding HigA family addiction module antidote protein: MRPVHPGEILSQELDALGLSIDELSKKLRVPKDRITKILNSHCDVREDMALRLSGYFCTTPRLWLNLQRSWELRRARIRSGCETAQSLGPEKNAA, from the coding sequence ATGAGGCCGGTGCATCCGGGTGAGATACTTAGCCAGGAACTTGACGCGCTGGGGCTGTCAATCGACGAGTTATCAAAAAAATTAAGGGTGCCGAAAGACCGGATCACGAAGATTCTTAACAGCCATTGTGACGTGAGAGAGGACATGGCACTACGCTTGTCCGGTTATTTTTGTACGACTCCGAGGCTCTGGCTTAACCTGCAGAGGTCATGGGAACTTAGACGGGCACGGATCAGGTCGGGTTGCGAAACTGCTCAAAGCCTTGGACCTGAAAAGAATGCGGCGTAA
- a CDS encoding methyltransferase domain-containing protein: MDGYIPGVSIGTLIMGSNLTDIFKSGKSGDVATRIEGFKSRPSGAAHEGTGESKTDSRNPVITWYDLATDFIEYGWGQSIHFASRAANESFAASIARHEHYIALRLGLRPGMTAIDLGCGVGGPLIEIARFSGARILGVNINALQLERAEKRCEAAGLGHLADWLHCDFMEIDAPDASFDAAYSIEGTCHAPDRTGVYAEIFRLLKPGGSLAVYECCMTDLFNPDDPDHRRLKTDMEYASALPDIPMTHEVDDILRKVGFELVEARDIAADAPPGIPWYQPMVGSGLSFANFRSSAVGRRLTHGLLWLLERLRIVPRGTTEVSNLLSFTAATFAEAGRLGIFTPMYFFHARKPE; the protein is encoded by the coding sequence ATGGACGGTTATATTCCGGGCGTATCAATCGGGACTTTGATTATGGGATCGAACCTCACCGACATCTTCAAAAGCGGAAAATCAGGCGACGTCGCCACGCGCATCGAGGGTTTCAAAAGTCGCCCTAGCGGCGCGGCGCACGAAGGTACGGGCGAGAGCAAGACGGATTCCCGGAATCCCGTAATAACCTGGTACGACCTCGCCACCGACTTTATCGAGTACGGCTGGGGGCAGTCCATCCATTTCGCTTCGCGGGCGGCTAATGAAAGCTTTGCCGCGTCGATTGCCCGGCACGAACACTATATCGCCCTCAGGCTCGGCCTCAGGCCCGGAATGACGGCTATAGATCTGGGCTGCGGAGTCGGCGGCCCGTTGATCGAGATTGCGCGTTTCTCCGGCGCCCGTATCCTGGGCGTCAACATCAATGCGCTGCAGCTCGAACGGGCCGAGAAGCGCTGCGAGGCGGCGGGTCTTGGCCATCTGGCCGACTGGCTGCATTGCGATTTCATGGAAATCGACGCACCGGACGCATCCTTCGACGCCGCTTATTCCATTGAGGGGACCTGTCACGCACCGGACAGGACTGGGGTTTACGCCGAAATTTTCCGCCTGCTAAAGCCCGGCGGATCTCTGGCGGTCTACGAATGTTGCATGACTGACCTGTTTAACCCTGATGACCCGGATCACCGACGGCTCAAGACCGATATGGAGTATGCCAGCGCTCTTCCGGATATCCCCATGACGCACGAGGTGGACGACATCCTGCGGAAAGTCGGATTCGAACTCGTGGAGGCCCGCGATATAGCGGCCGACGCCCCGCCGGGCATTCCATGGTATCAGCCCATGGTCGGATCGGGCCTTTCATTTGCAAATTTTCGCAGTTCCGCGGTGGGGCGCCGACTGACCCACGGTCTGCTCTGGCTGCTTGAACGGCTGAGAATCGTGCCGCGCGGAACAACCGAGGTTTCCAACCTTCTGAGCTTTACTGCGGCAACCTTCGCCGAAGCGGGGCGCCTCGGGATATTCACCCCGATGTATTTCTTCCACGCCCGCAAGCCGGAATAG
- a CDS encoding restriction endonuclease yields the protein MILYLVFCFVKCIITIKSSHSHLNGEECMLVRYGELWMDIRTVIESVDAEACRVRVFTEKDGQQENLLVSPEEISKRFKDGFESRGWQQRRAAFWVMRNGNLLRNVREMSGDEKGCGIKRSEHEAIRYYNRPCFAKGRVAVELQFDDYAFTSRELFAEHLSSYVSDMIDVGIEILPVKDLERKMSSGVPCYERGVLNLLKQGRGVPPVPLVLIGIGS from the coding sequence ATGATTCTATATCTTGTATTTTGCTTTGTCAAATGCATAATTACGATTAAATCTAGTCATTCACACTTAAACGGCGAGGAATGTATGCTGGTTCGCTACGGGGAGCTATGGATGGACATACGGACTGTGATAGAGAGCGTTGACGCCGAGGCTTGCCGAGTCAGGGTCTTTACGGAAAAAGATGGACAGCAGGAAAATCTGCTGGTTTCCCCTGAAGAAATCAGCAAACGGTTCAAAGATGGCTTTGAAAGCAGAGGGTGGCAACAGCGAAGGGCGGCATTCTGGGTAATGCGCAACGGAAATCTTCTTCGCAATGTACGCGAGATGTCTGGAGATGAGAAAGGATGTGGAATCAAAAGATCCGAACATGAAGCGATAAGATATTATAACCGGCCCTGTTTTGCAAAAGGTCGGGTGGCGGTGGAATTGCAGTTTGACGATTACGCTTTTACCTCCCGTGAACTGTTTGCCGAGCATCTCAGTTCCTATGTTTCTGACATGATTGACGTGGGGATTGAGATACTTCCTGTGAAGGATCTGGAGCGGAAAATGTCCTCTGGCGTTCCTTGCTATGAACGAGGAGTGCTGAATCTGCTTAAGCAAGGGCGAGGAGTGCCGCCAGTTCCCCTAGTACTGATCGGCATAGGTTCCTGA
- a CDS encoding ATP-binding cassette domain-containing protein codes for MNESILNVRELKKYFPIRKGILSRISSYVRAVDEVELEIERGSTVGLVGESGSGKTTLGKTVLRLLAPTAGKIFFEGEDITELDPARLRSLRREMQMIFQNPYGSLNPRMNVGSLVSEGISIHNTVKKEERHEFVVRLLGEVGLGADVMGRYPHEFSGGQRQRIAIARAISLRPKFVVCDEPVSALDVSVQAQIINLLKDLQKKHGLSYLFISHDLRVVKHVSDLVAVMYLGKIVEIASSDDIYSNPAHPYTRMLISAIPEIRTTGSENGSEASVSGEIRNLADIPSGCSFHPRCPLATEVCSRETPRLEKKGADGRSVACHNV; via the coding sequence ATGAATGAATCAATATTAAATGTAAGAGAACTTAAAAAGTACTTTCCGATCCGAAAAGGTATTTTATCAAGAATTTCAAGCTATGTACGTGCCGTTGATGAAGTAGAACTTGAAATTGAAAGGGGCAGTACAGTGGGTCTTGTGGGAGAGAGCGGCAGCGGCAAGACGACGCTTGGAAAAACGGTGCTGAGACTTCTTGCTCCCACCGCCGGGAAGATATTCTTTGAGGGAGAGGACATCACCGAACTTGACCCGGCTCGGCTTCGCTCCCTGAGAAGGGAAATGCAGATGATATTCCAGAACCCCTACGGTTCCCTTAACCCCAGGATGAACGTGGGCTCGCTTGTCTCTGAGGGAATAAGCATTCACAACACGGTAAAAAAGGAAGAACGCCACGAGTTCGTGGTCCGGCTTCTCGGCGAGGTAGGTCTTGGAGCCGACGTCATGGGTCGCTATCCTCACGAGTTCAGCGGGGGACAGCGCCAGAGGATAGCAATAGCGCGCGCGATCTCTCTTCGCCCGAAATTTGTTGTCTGCGATGAGCCCGTCTCGGCGCTTGACGTGTCAGTGCAGGCGCAGATAATAAACCTGCTTAAGGATCTTCAGAAAAAACACGGTCTTTCCTACCTTTTCATATCCCATGACCTCCGCGTCGTAAAGCACGTAAGCGACCTTGTGGCCGTAATGTACCTTGGGAAAATAGTCGAAATTGCCTCAAGCGACGATATCTACTCAAACCCCGCGCATCCCTACACCAGGATGCTTATCTCCGCAATCCCCGAGATAAGGACAACCGGGAGCGAAAACGGCAGCGAAGCGTCCGTATCGGGAGAAATAAGGAATCTCGCGGATATTCCCTCGGGCTGCAGTTTTCATCCGAGATGTCCTCTGGCTACGGAGGTATGCTCAAGGGAGACTCCGCGGCTGGAAAAAAAAGGAGCCGACGGACGCAGCGTCGCCTGTCATAACGTCTGA
- a CDS encoding DUF177 domain-containing protein translates to MIVNVSEIKDGGLSLNLTRGPGWLGGSEKSEVASVDSDIEFHIDLLRTAGEISVRGKIGFLAVARCSRCLSDVSVDTNLGVNLILSPSETEKKEEAGGDIDYETYRGRTIDLNDYMREQVNLSLPYKVVCTEDCRGLCSGCGQNLNEQQCGCETRQEDSRFAVLKDIKI, encoded by the coding sequence ATGATAGTCAACGTATCGGAAATAAAGGACGGGGGATTGAGTCTTAATCTCACGAGGGGGCCGGGATGGCTCGGCGGTTCCGAGAAATCAGAAGTCGCGAGCGTGGATTCCGATATAGAGTTTCATATTGATCTTTTACGCACGGCGGGCGAGATAAGCGTGCGGGGAAAAATCGGATTCCTGGCGGTCGCCCGGTGTTCCCGTTGCTTAAGCGACGTAAGCGTTGATACGAATCTTGGGGTAAACCTCATTCTTTCGCCTTCTGAGACAGAAAAGAAGGAGGAAGCAGGCGGAGACATAGATTATGAAACTTACCGGGGTAGGACGATAGACCTTAACGATTACATGAGAGAGCAGGTTAATCTTTCGCTTCCCTACAAGGTGGTTTGCACAGAGGACTGCAGGGGACTTTGCAGCGGGTGCGGACAGAATCTTAACGAACAGCAGTGCGGCTGCGAGACCCGCCAAGAGGACTCGCGCTTTGCGGTGCTTAAAGATATAAAGATATAG
- a CDS encoding IS1595 family transposase, which yields MINLVSLMDKFQTDDQCRKALENIRWPHGIHCARCGSVEVLPLPKQKRFECKGCGYQFSVTSGTIMHDSHLPLRKWFIAIYLMCESKKGISANQIKRTLGINYRTAWYLCHRIREAMGNEPFEGPTLIGIVEVDETLIGGKTKGKGRAYKGNKTWVAGAIQRGGKVRIERIPDTKRETLHGFIKRAVKDEAEAIYTDEWKAYLGIEDHNTRHETVTHSEEEWVRGDVHINSIEGVWSLFKRSIIGAFHKMSVKHMDRYIEELEWRLNNRDNPHIFIDTLRRIMNTETLTYKKLTA from the coding sequence ATGATCAATCTCGTCTCCTTAATGGATAAGTTTCAAACAGATGATCAGTGCCGTAAGGCACTTGAAAACATCCGCTGGCCGCATGGTATTCACTGCGCCCGTTGCGGGTCTGTCGAAGTTCTTCCACTTCCAAAACAGAAGCGTTTTGAGTGCAAGGGTTGCGGTTACCAGTTCTCGGTAACCAGTGGAACTATTATGCATGATTCCCATTTGCCCCTGAGAAAATGGTTTATCGCCATCTATCTTATGTGTGAGTCCAAGAAAGGAATCTCGGCCAACCAGATAAAACGAACTCTCGGAATTAACTACAGGACAGCATGGTATCTCTGCCACCGGATCCGTGAGGCTATGGGTAATGAACCGTTTGAAGGTCCTACCCTCATAGGAATCGTGGAGGTGGACGAAACACTGATAGGTGGAAAAACAAAGGGCAAAGGCAGGGCTTACAAGGGCAATAAAACATGGGTTGCCGGAGCCATCCAGCGAGGCGGGAAGGTTCGTATTGAACGAATCCCCGACACCAAGCGGGAGACTCTTCACGGATTCATCAAGCGGGCTGTGAAAGACGAAGCTGAAGCCATATATACCGATGAATGGAAAGCCTATCTCGGAATTGAAGATCATAATACCCGCCATGAAACCGTTACCCACTCCGAAGAGGAATGGGTAAGAGGTGATGTTCATATCAACAGCATCGAGGGAGTCTGGAGCCTGTTCAAGCGTTCCATCATTGGAGCATTCCATAAGATGTCCGTCAAGCACATGGACCGCTACATAGAAGAGCTTGAATGGCGGCTTAATAACCGGGATAACCCTCACATCTTCATTGATACGCTTAGGCGCATTATGAACACGGAAACTCTTACTTACAAGAAGTTGACTGCGTAA